A window from Fragaria vesca subsp. vesca linkage group LG5, FraVesHawaii_1.0, whole genome shotgun sequence encodes these proteins:
- the LOC101313217 gene encoding 60S ribosomal protein L27-like → MMKFLKPNKAVILLQGSYVGRKGVIVKAFDDGSRDRAYGHCLVADIKKYPSKVIRKDSAKKTAKKSRVKLVNYQHLMPTRYTLDVDLKEVVTPDVLTSKDKKVTALKETKKRFEERFKTGKNRWFFTKLKF, encoded by the coding sequence ATGATGAAGTTCTTGAAACCCAACAAGGCCGTGATCCTTCTCCAAGGTAGCTATGTCGGCCGCAAGGGCGTCATCGTCAAGGCCTTCGATGACGGCAGTCGCGACCGCGCCTACGGTCACTGCTTGGTCGCCGACATCAAGAAGTACCCCAGCAAGGTGATCCGAAAGGACTCGGCGAAGAAGACGGCGAAGAAGTCAAGGGTGAAGCTCGTGAACTACCAGCATCTAATGCCCACACGCTACACTCTGGACGTGGATCTCAAGGAGGTCGTCACCCCTGACGTGCTCACCAGCAAGGACAAGAAGGTCACCGCCTTGAAGGAGACCAAGAAGAGGTTCGAGGAGAGGTTCAAGACCGGGAAGAACAGGTGGTTCTTCACCAAGCTCAAGTTCTGA
- the LOC101310232 gene encoding uncharacterized protein LOC101310232, which produces MWFQLRQAKLPAYTLLIRIATRREKMDKVVDTLCPTPILFLEKNKSKSLAECIPKGTGTPVIEVESIGGDTYVVDLTRTCACRRWDLTGIPCKHDIVAVNFMRQKPEDYVDACYLKSTYMVIYSHTVKPVNGMDLWIPTDSTPILLPQYNRKYGRPKKKRNKDAYEKETNGKL; this is translated from the coding sequence ATGTGGTTTCAACTCAGGCAAGCCAAGCTCCCAGCATACACCCTACTGATAAGGATTGCAACAAGAAGAGAGAAGATGGACAAAGTTGTGGACACACTCTGCCCTACGCCTATACTGTTTTTGGAGAAGAACAAAAGTAAGTCCTTAGCTGAATGCATCCCCAAGGGTACTGGTACGCCCGTGATCGAGGTGGAAAGCATTGGAGGAGATACATATGTTGTTGATCTCACAAGAACATGTGCTTGTCGAAGGTGGGATCTCACTGGCATACCTTGCAAGCACGACATTGTTGCCGTCAATTTCATGAGGCAAAAACCTGAAGATTATGTGGATGCATGCTACCTCAAATCAACCTACATGGTCATTTACTCCCACACAGTGAAACCAGTGAATGGGATGGACCTTTGGATACCTACTGATTCAACTCCTATCCTCCTACCACAGTACAATAGGAAATATGGAAGGCCTAAGAAGAAAAGGAACAAGGATGCATATGAGAAGGAGACTAATGGCAAACTTTGA
- the LOC101313518 gene encoding protein ABIL2-like, with amino-acid sequence MQKVLSSSSISSAPKEASHNDELFMKQRVLFSENLNELTNLRKQLYSAAEYFEISYSKEDQKQLVVETLKDYVIKAVINTVDHLGSVAYKVNGFLDDKVSEVSETELRLSSFEQRLRTCRDFSNQGGLFQHSFAINFPKHHKRYILPGGATTQTVGQSALIYHHRNLSGTNTATTRETSPTVVSEEYSLTHSPQSSPGAFQFARIGSIHEKRSVSPLKFPILRCGSVVKRSSTLNSSSTAKLRYPSEPRTRRSASFHNERDTEVESSKNKKFYKALLSMGKSRNDKALYKYLDKN; translated from the exons ATGCAGAAAGTGCTGTCTTCCTCTTCGATTTCTTCTGCCCCGAAAGAAGCTTCACACAATGATGAACTCTTCATGAAGCAGAGGGTGCTCTTCTCAGAGAATCTGAAT GAGCTGACGAATCTGAGGAAACAGTTGTACTCAGCAGCCGAATATTTCGAAATATCTTACAGCAAAGAGGACCAGAAACAACT TGTGGTGGAGACCTTGAAAGATTATGTCATCAAAGCTGTTATCAATACAGTTGACCACTTGGGTTCAGTGGCATATAAAGTCAATGGATTTTTGGATGACAAAGTCAGTGAGGTTTCAGAAACTGAGCTTAGACTCTCTAGCTTTGAACAG CGACTGAGGACATGCCGAGACTTCAGCAATCAAGGAGGCTTATTCCAACATTCATTTGCCATAAACTTTCCTAAGCACCATAAGCGATACATCTTGCCAG GTGGAGCAACAACTCAAACAGTGGGTCAGTCTGCATTGATATATCATCACAGAAATTTATCTGGGACTAATACTG CCACAACTAGGGAGACCTCTCCAACAGTTGTCAG TGAAGAGTATTCACTAACGCATTCTCCACAATCTTCACCTGGAGCATTTCAGTTTGCAAGAATCGGATCCATACATG AGAAACGAAGTGTCTCACCGCTTAAGTTTCCAATTTTACGGTGTGGCTCTGTTGTAAAGAGATCAAGCACTCTGAACTCTTCTTCTACTGCTAAACTGCGG TACCCATCGGAGCCTCGGACTAGGAGATCAGCTTCATTTCATAACGAAAGAGACACTGAAGTGGAATCAAGCAAAAACAAGAAATTCTATAAAGCCTTATTGAGCATGGGCAAATCTAGAAATGATAAGGCATTGTACAAATACTTGGATAAGAATTAG
- the LOC101313806 gene encoding 26S proteasome non-ATPase regulatory subunit RPN12A-like encodes MEAKLNELTQNFGRFKAALIRNDFDTASNLLSDLKVLLTQFTSLPPLYQDTPNAAKELEIARDIYEHAVLLSVKTEDQDAFERDFFQLKHYYTDVRNRLPPSTQEYPILGLNLLRLLVQNRIAEFHTELELLSSAALENPCIKHAVELEQSFMEGAYNRVLHARQTAPHETYVYFMDLLAKTVRDEIAGCSEKAYDYLSVKDAQKILLFPSERELLAYVNEDHPEWEVKNGGVYFQKAKETAPCKEIPSLQLINQTLSYARELERIV; translated from the exons ATGGAGGCGAAGCTAAACGAGCTGACTCAGAACTTCGGGCGATTCAAAGCGGCGTTGATCCGTAATGATTTCGATACAGCTTCCAATCTCCTTTCGGATCTGAAG GTTTTGCTTACTCAGTTCACCAGCTTACCGCCCCTGTATCAAGATACACCTAATGCGGCTAAGGAATTAGAAATAGCAA GGGATATATATGAGCATGCTGTTCTTCTGAGTGTGAAGACTGAGGATCAGGATGCATTTGAGAGGGATTTCTTTCAGCTGAAGCACTATTACACAGATGTTCG TAACCGTCTTCCTCCATCCACCCAAGAGTACCCAATCTTAGGTCTCAACCTGTTGAGGCTCCTTGTCCAGAATAGAATAGCTGAGTTTCACACAGAACTGGAACTGCTCTCATCTGCTGCTTTGGAGAACCCCTGCATTAAGCATGCAGTGGAGTTAGAGCAATCTTTTATGGAGGGAGCTTACAATCGGGTTTTGCATGCTCGGCAGACAGCGCCACATGAAACTTATGTTTATTTTATGGATCTACTGGCGAAAACAGTCAG GGATGAGATAGCTGGCTGCAGTGAGAAGGCATATGATTATCTCTCAGTTAAGGATGCACAAAAAATCTTGCTGTTCCCTTCTGAGCGTGAACTTTTGGCCTATGTCAACGAG GATCATCCTGAATGGGAAGTAAAGAACGGCGGGGTCTATTTCCAGAAGGCCAAGGAGACTGCCCCTTGCAAGGAGATACCTTCTCTGCAGCTTATCAATCAAACTCTCAGTTATGCAAGAGAGTTGGAGCGGATTGTTTAA
- the LOC101314378 gene encoding 30S ribosomal protein S6 alpha, chloroplastic-like, which translates to MAASTTSSLVSNFLFCPKTLSQIPSLSQSLSFPHTTAKPLVFRTRPGRVNVQSLEFSGSFFEGGGFQSDDDPNSPNGPGMTAVEDKEEPPCPPGLRQYETMAVLRPDMSEDERLALTQKYEELLIAGGGMYVEVFNRGVIPLAYSIQKKNKAGESNTYLDGIYLLFTYFTKPESLEFLEQNLKADDNVIRSLSFKIRKRKY; encoded by the exons ATGGCAGCTTCTACTACTTCCTCGCTGGTTTCGAATTTCCTGTTTTGCCCCAAGACTCTCTCCCAAATCCCATCTCTGTCCCAATCCCTCTCCTTCCCCCACACAACCGCAAAGCCCCTGGTTTTCCGGACCCGACCCGGCCGCGTCAATGTGCAGTCGCTGGAGTTCTCCGGGTCTTTTTTTGAGGGAGGCGGGTTCCAGTCGGATGACGACCCGAACTCCCCGAACGGGCCGGGTATGACCGCCGTGGAGGACAAGGAGGAGCCGCCGTGCCCGCCGGGGCTCCGGCAGTACGAGACCATGGCGGTTCTCAGACCTGATATGTCGGAGGATGAAAGACTCGCGCTTACTCAGAAGTATGAGGAG TTGCTTATAGCTGGAGGTGGCATGTATGTGGAGGTTTTCAACAGAGGAGTGATTCCGCTAGCCTATAGCATCCAGAAGAAAAACAAAGCTGGAGAATCCAACACTTACCTGGATGGTATCTACCTACTCTTTACCTACTTCACAAAACCCGAGTCTCTTGAGTTTCTTGAGCAGAATCTGAAGGCTGATGATAATGTCATCCGATCTCTGAGTTTCAAAATAAGGAAGAGGAAGTACTAG